In a genomic window of Actinomadura rubteroloni:
- a CDS encoding alpha/beta hydrolase, with protein sequence MDPVVEFVPGRSGRARSFERFLRLAIKPWLFGMPLTRSTLRLAGVFELGAPLVMRTPRGTQIERVEFDGFHGEWIRPANADPSRVLLYFHGGGFFFCGLKTHRRMIAKIAEAAGVTAFSVAYRQLPGAPLTTSVADAQQTYEWLLAQGIAGEHIALGGDSAGGFLALNTALTAAEQGRPVPAAIATLAPLVTLDHVERAAFPYTRKDAYIPVHRLERLKRLLLSEGDVTAPADRDLRTLPPVLVVSGSHEALRYDTDLLAQRLADAGVPHKVEIFEKQVHVFAAFSGVIPEADRAIGDIASFVRTYLAPSAVGTTAA encoded by the coding sequence ATGGATCCAGTGGTTGAGTTCGTCCCGGGCCGCAGCGGCCGGGCGCGGAGTTTCGAGCGTTTCCTGCGGCTGGCGATCAAGCCGTGGCTGTTCGGCATGCCGCTGACGCGCAGCACCCTGCGCCTGGCGGGCGTGTTCGAGCTGGGCGCGCCCCTGGTCATGCGGACGCCGCGCGGGACGCAGATCGAGCGCGTGGAGTTCGACGGCTTCCACGGCGAGTGGATCCGCCCCGCGAACGCCGACCCGTCCCGCGTGCTGCTGTACTTCCACGGCGGCGGGTTCTTCTTCTGCGGCCTGAAGACCCACCGCCGCATGATCGCCAAGATCGCCGAGGCGGCGGGCGTCACCGCCTTCTCGGTCGCCTACCGGCAGCTTCCCGGGGCGCCCCTGACCACGTCGGTGGCCGACGCACAGCAGACCTACGAGTGGCTGCTGGCCCAGGGCATCGCGGGCGAGCACATCGCGCTCGGCGGTGACTCGGCGGGCGGCTTCCTGGCCCTCAACACCGCCCTGACCGCCGCCGAGCAGGGACGGCCCGTGCCGGCCGCGATCGCGACGCTGGCCCCGCTCGTCACCCTCGACCACGTGGAGCGCGCCGCGTTCCCGTACACGCGCAAGGACGCCTACATCCCCGTCCACCGCCTGGAGCGGCTCAAGCGCCTGCTCCTGTCCGAGGGCGACGTCACCGCCCCCGCCGACCGGGACCTGCGCACGCTGCCGCCCGTGCTGGTCGTGTCGGGCTCGCACGAGGCCCTGCGCTACGACACCGACCTGCTCGCCCAGCGCCTGGCGGACGCCGGCGTGCCGCACAAGGTCGAGATCTTCGAGAAGCAGGTGCACGTGTTCGCCGCGTTCTCCGGCGTCATCCCCGAGGCGGACCGGGCGATCGGCGACATCGCGTCGTTCGTCCGGACCTACCTGGCGCCGAGCGCCGTCGGCACCACCGCCGCCTGA
- a CDS encoding LysR family transcriptional regulator has product MELRTLRYFVAVAEELHFGRAAARLHMSQPPLSRAIRRLEDDLGAVLLHRSPAGVALTPAGKVLLDEARTLLERAEGARVRVAAVAGAAAITVGILGDGADPGAARLAAAYRRRHPGVEVRVREADLTDPTCGLRAGLVDVALTRAPFDPAGLAVRELRADPVGAVLRADDPLAARDRLALADLAGRRWFQFPDGTDAAWRAYWNGGEPREGPVVRGVRECVQAVLWNGTVGLSPLGHDLPAELAVVPLAGMAPSRVVVAWQAADPNPLIRSFVQIATSVYRS; this is encoded by the coding sequence ATGGAGCTGCGCACGCTGCGCTATTTCGTCGCCGTCGCGGAGGAGCTGCACTTCGGCCGCGCCGCCGCCCGGCTGCACATGAGCCAGCCGCCGCTGAGCCGCGCGATCCGGCGGCTCGAGGACGATCTCGGCGCCGTCCTGCTGCACCGCTCCCCGGCGGGCGTCGCGCTCACGCCCGCCGGGAAGGTGCTGCTGGACGAGGCGCGCACGCTGCTCGAACGGGCCGAGGGGGCGCGCGTGCGCGTGGCGGCGGTGGCGGGCGCCGCAGCGATCACTGTGGGGATCCTCGGGGACGGCGCCGATCCCGGCGCCGCGCGGCTGGCCGCCGCCTACCGGCGAAGGCATCCGGGCGTCGAGGTGCGCGTCCGCGAGGCCGACCTGACCGATCCGACGTGCGGCCTGCGCGCCGGACTGGTCGACGTGGCGTTGACCCGCGCGCCCTTCGACCCGGCGGGCCTCGCGGTGCGCGAACTGCGCGCCGACCCGGTGGGCGCGGTGCTGCGCGCCGACGATCCGCTCGCCGCCCGCGACCGCCTCGCCCTGGCCGACCTCGCCGGCCGCCGCTGGTTCCAGTTCCCGGACGGCACCGACGCCGCGTGGCGGGCGTACTGGAACGGCGGCGAGCCGCGCGAGGGCCCGGTGGTGCGCGGCGTCCGCGAGTGCGTGCAGGCCGTCCTGTGGAACGGGACGGTCGGCCTGAGCCCGCTCGGCCACGACCTGCCCGCGGAACTGGCCGTCGTCCCGCTGGCGGGCATGGCGCCGAGCCGCGTCGTGGTGGCGTGGCAGGCGGCCGACCCGAACCCGCTGATCAGGTCGTTCGTCCAGATCGCGACGTCGGTGTACCGGAGCTGA
- a CDS encoding cytochrome P450: MTETPDPIAALGADFTDDPYPAYGFLRAADPVHESAAGFWLLSSYRDVSAVLRAGLSSNPRNVTHGAVLGQYERLGGTGAMFARTMLEHDAPDHTRLRSLVTKVFTRRAVAALETRVTELVDAALDRVADAGRADLVDALAFPLPFAVISEMLGLPPDSSDRVRELSGLLVRSQEPVFDPAVLDSVARAGDAMVALVRELIAAKRRDPGDDLLTALIAAEQDGARLTDDELVAQVVLLYIAGHETTVNLIAGGTVALLRNPGQLAALRANPGLTGNAVEELLRYDSPVQQTRRITTAPYTVRGREIPPGTFVIACVGSANRDEEFWGPDADQLRLDRPDARRHVSFGAGPHHCLGAALARLEGRVAFERLVRRFPRLEFDGDVVWNGRVNLRGPAELPVRV, translated from the coding sequence ATGACCGAGACCCCCGACCCGATCGCGGCGCTCGGCGCCGACTTCACCGACGACCCGTATCCCGCCTACGGCTTCCTGCGCGCGGCCGACCCGGTGCACGAGAGCGCCGCCGGATTCTGGCTCCTGTCGTCCTACCGGGACGTCTCGGCCGTCCTGCGCGCCGGGCTGTCGTCCAATCCGCGGAACGTGACGCACGGCGCCGTCCTCGGCCAGTACGAGCGGCTGGGCGGGACCGGCGCGATGTTCGCCCGCACGATGCTGGAGCACGACGCGCCGGACCACACGCGGCTGCGCTCGCTCGTGACGAAAGTGTTCACGCGGCGCGCCGTCGCGGCGCTCGAAACGCGCGTCACCGAACTCGTCGACGCCGCGCTCGACCGCGTCGCCGACGCGGGACGCGCCGACCTGGTCGACGCCCTGGCCTTCCCGCTGCCGTTCGCGGTGATCTCCGAGATGCTCGGCCTGCCGCCCGACAGCAGCGACCGCGTCCGCGAGCTGAGCGGGCTGCTCGTCCGCTCCCAGGAGCCCGTCTTCGACCCGGCCGTCCTGGACTCCGTCGCGCGGGCGGGCGACGCGATGGTCGCGCTGGTCCGGGAGCTGATCGCGGCCAAGCGGCGGGACCCGGGCGACGACCTGCTGACCGCCCTCATCGCGGCCGAGCAGGACGGCGCCCGGCTCACCGACGACGAGCTGGTCGCCCAGGTCGTCCTGCTCTACATCGCGGGCCACGAGACGACCGTGAACCTCATCGCGGGCGGCACCGTCGCGCTGCTGCGCAACCCCGGCCAGCTCGCCGCGCTGCGCGCGAACCCCGGGCTGACCGGCAACGCCGTCGAGGAACTGCTGCGCTACGACTCGCCCGTCCAGCAGACGCGGCGCATCACGACCGCGCCGTACACCGTGCGCGGACGGGAGATCCCGCCCGGCACGTTCGTCATCGCCTGCGTCGGGTCGGCCAACCGCGACGAGGAGTTCTGGGGGCCGGACGCCGATCAGTTGCGTTTGGACCGGCCGGACGCCCGCCGGCACGTGTCCTTCGGCGCCGGCCCCCACCACTGCCTCGGCGCCGCGCTCGCCCGGCTGGAAGGCCGGGTGGCCTTCGAGCGCCTGGTCCGGCGCTTCCCCCGCCTGGAGTTCGACGGGGACGTCGTCTGGAACGGCCGCGTCAACCTGCGCGGCCCCGCCGAGCTGCCCGTCCGGGTCTAG
- a CDS encoding MBL fold metallo-hydrolase, which yields MTEEQLPDPAVRVTDADEIARDLLIVPNRDVPLVPNIGIIGGAEAVLVVETGMGTANAEQVLALADEVARGRRLFLTTTHFHPEHAFGAHAFAGRATYLVNRAQADDLGAKGAAYLQMFRGLGDAIARRLDGAEVPVPDVVYDDAYDLDLGGRIVRLRPTGRGHTRGDQVIEVPDAGVLFTGDLAETGQFAIFPWFPPHDTDVSGVRWLTVMDRLAASRPAVVVPGHGAPGGPEILTDVAAYLRELRDETWRRRDSALAEDAVAAEVRALLIERHPEWSGREWIERGVGCLCAEHAAR from the coding sequence ATGACCGAAGAACAGCTCCCCGACCCCGCCGTCCGGGTCACCGACGCCGACGAGATCGCCCGCGACCTGCTGATCGTCCCGAACCGCGACGTCCCGCTGGTCCCCAACATCGGCATCATCGGCGGCGCCGAGGCCGTTCTCGTCGTGGAGACGGGAATGGGCACCGCCAACGCCGAACAGGTCCTCGCGCTGGCCGATGAGGTGGCGCGCGGCCGTCGGCTGTTTCTGACGACGACGCATTTTCACCCCGAGCACGCGTTCGGCGCCCACGCCTTCGCCGGCCGGGCCACGTATCTGGTCAACCGCGCGCAGGCCGACGATCTGGGCGCCAAGGGGGCGGCCTACCTCCAGATGTTCCGGGGCCTCGGCGACGCGATCGCCCGCCGCCTGGACGGTGCCGAAGTGCCCGTCCCCGACGTGGTCTACGACGACGCGTACGACCTGGACCTCGGCGGCCGGATCGTCCGGCTGCGGCCCACCGGCCGGGGCCACACCCGGGGCGACCAGGTGATCGAGGTGCCGGACGCGGGCGTCCTGTTCACCGGCGACCTGGCCGAGACCGGGCAGTTCGCCATCTTCCCGTGGTTCCCGCCGCACGACACCGACGTCTCGGGCGTGCGCTGGCTGACGGTCATGGACCGGCTGGCCGCGTCCCGTCCCGCCGTCGTCGTCCCCGGCCACGGCGCCCCCGGCGGCCCGGAGATCCTCACCGACGTCGCCGCCTACCTGCGCGAACTGCGCGACGAGACCTGGCGCCGCCGCGACTCCGCGCTCGCCGAGGACGCCGTCGCCGCGGAGGTCCGGGCGCTGCTGATCGAGCGCCATCCGGAGTGGTCCGGCCGGGAGTGGATCGAACGGGGCGTCGGCTGCCTGTGCGCCGAGCACGCGGCGAGGTGA
- a CDS encoding MBL fold metallo-hydrolase, whose amino-acid sequence MRLHHLNCGTMRPFGGRLVDGTGPVLASARDVCHCLLIEADDGLVLVDTGLGLGDVGDPGRLSGVFRRLVRPVLDETETAARQVVRLGYAVEDVRHIVLTHLDLDHAGGLADFPHARVHVHATELEAALRPVTAQERFRYHAGQWAHGPDWVPHSATGETWSGFTAVRDLPGLPSSILLVPLTGHTRGHAGVAIDTGAGWLLHAGDAYFHHGQMAREPSCPPGTRAFQALLQADRASRLHNLQRLNELARTGDVQIFSAHDAVEFDRAAGRSSAP is encoded by the coding sequence ATGCGCCTCCATCATCTGAACTGCGGGACGATGCGGCCGTTCGGCGGGCGGCTGGTCGACGGGACCGGCCCGGTGCTCGCGTCCGCGCGGGACGTCTGCCACTGCCTGCTGATCGAGGCCGACGACGGCCTGGTCCTGGTCGACACCGGGCTCGGGCTCGGGGACGTCGGCGATCCCGGACGGCTGAGCGGCGTCTTCCGGCGGCTCGTCCGGCCCGTGCTGGACGAGACCGAGACGGCCGCGCGGCAGGTGGTGCGGCTCGGGTACGCGGTCGAGGACGTCCGGCACATCGTCCTCACCCATCTCGACCTCGACCACGCGGGCGGGCTGGCCGACTTCCCGCACGCGAGAGTGCACGTCCACGCGACGGAGCTGGAGGCCGCGCTGCGTCCGGTCACCGCCCAGGAGCGTTTCCGGTACCACGCCGGGCAGTGGGCGCACGGCCCCGACTGGGTCCCGCATTCGGCCACAGGGGAGACCTGGTCGGGGTTCACGGCCGTGCGGGACCTGCCGGGGCTGCCGTCGTCGATCCTTCTCGTCCCGCTGACCGGGCACACGCGCGGGCACGCCGGGGTCGCGATCGACACCGGGGCCGGGTGGCTCCTGCACGCCGGCGACGCCTACTTCCACCACGGGCAGATGGCGCGTGAGCCGTCCTGCCCGCCGGGGACCCGGGCCTTCCAGGCGCTGTTGCAGGCCGATCGGGCGTCGCGTCTCCACAATCTGCAACGGCTCAACGAACTCGCGCGCACCGGGGATGTGCAGATCTTCTCGGCGCACGACGCCGTCGAGTTCGACCGCGCGGCAGGGCGCTCGTCCGCGCCGTAG
- a CDS encoding SDR family NAD(P)-dependent oxidoreductase → MMRELVTTPFGAASTAAEVIEGVDLRGRRAVVTGGSSGLGAETARALAGAGAEVTLAVRDTAAGDRAAADIAASTGARPRVAPLDLADRASVAAFVAAWDGPLHVLVCNAGVMAPPETRTPEGWELQFATNHLGHFALATGLHPALAAAGDARVVAVSSVGHLNADVDFEDLTYERGPYDPWSAYGRSKTANVLFAVEAARRWAGDGIAVNALNPGRITATNLSRHIGDVSAAPASFGPRSTDVSWKTVAQGAATSVLLAASPLVDGVTGRYFEDCAEAGPRRAGVRRGVAGYALDPARAARLWRASLALVGE, encoded by the coding sequence ATGATGAGAGAACTGGTCACCACTCCGTTCGGTGCCGCCTCGACCGCCGCCGAGGTGATCGAGGGCGTCGACCTGCGCGGCCGACGGGCGGTCGTGACCGGCGGCTCGTCCGGTCTCGGCGCCGAGACCGCCCGCGCGCTCGCCGGCGCGGGCGCCGAGGTGACGCTCGCGGTCCGCGACACCGCCGCCGGGGACCGCGCCGCCGCGGACATCGCCGCGTCCACCGGCGCCCGCCCGCGCGTCGCCCCGCTCGACCTCGCCGACCGCGCGTCGGTGGCGGCGTTCGTCGCCGCGTGGGACGGTCCGCTGCACGTCCTCGTGTGCAACGCCGGGGTCATGGCCCCGCCGGAGACCCGGACGCCCGAGGGCTGGGAACTGCAGTTCGCCACCAACCACCTCGGCCACTTCGCGCTGGCCACCGGCCTGCACCCGGCGCTCGCGGCGGCCGGGGACGCCCGCGTGGTCGCCGTCAGCTCGGTGGGCCACCTCAACGCCGACGTGGACTTCGAGGACCTGACGTACGAACGCGGCCCGTACGACCCGTGGTCGGCGTACGGACGGTCCAAGACCGCCAACGTGCTGTTCGCCGTCGAGGCCGCCCGGCGCTGGGCCGGCGACGGGATCGCCGTGAACGCGCTGAACCCCGGCCGGATCACCGCCACCAACCTGTCCCGCCACATCGGGGACGTGTCGGCCGCGCCGGCGTCGTTCGGCCCGCGCAGCACGGACGTGTCCTGGAAGACCGTCGCGCAGGGCGCCGCCACGTCCGTCCTGCTCGCCGCGTCGCCGCTGGTGGACGGGGTGACGGGCCGCTACTTCGAGGACTGCGCCGAGGCGGGGCCGCGCCGCGCGGGCGTCCGCCGCGGCGTCGCCGGCTACGCGCTGGATCCCGCGCGCGCGGCCCGGTTGTGGCGGGCGTCGCTCGCTCTCGTCGGCGAGTGA
- a CDS encoding HAD-IA family hydrolase: MRRTPAVVAATALLLDMDGTLLDSTAVVERTWRDFARRHGLDAAAILAVSHGRRTAETVAEFAPPGADVAAETARVTAAEVRETDGIVPVPGAPELLAALPPDRWALVTSADRALAAARMRAAGLPLPPVVVTADDVAAGKPSPEGFLAAAGRLGVAPASALAFEDSPAGLLAAHAAGAATVLVGPGPVPDGVRAERVRDLRDVRVTADGPAGRLRVRLTPS; this comes from the coding sequence ATGAGACGAACCCCCGCCGTCGTCGCCGCGACGGCCCTCCTGCTCGACATGGACGGCACGCTGCTGGACTCGACCGCCGTCGTGGAGCGCACCTGGCGCGACTTCGCCCGCCGCCACGGGCTGGACGCGGCGGCGATCCTCGCGGTGTCGCACGGCCGCCGCACCGCCGAGACCGTCGCGGAGTTCGCGCCGCCGGGCGCCGACGTCGCGGCCGAGACCGCGCGCGTCACCGCCGCCGAGGTGCGCGAGACCGACGGGATCGTCCCCGTCCCCGGCGCGCCCGAACTCCTCGCCGCGCTGCCGCCGGACCGCTGGGCGCTCGTGACGTCCGCCGACCGCGCGCTCGCCGCCGCCCGGATGCGCGCGGCCGGGCTCCCGCTGCCGCCCGTCGTCGTCACCGCCGACGACGTCGCCGCAGGAAAGCCCAGCCCGGAGGGGTTCCTCGCGGCCGCCGGACGGCTCGGCGTCGCGCCCGCGTCCGCGCTGGCGTTCGAGGACTCCCCGGCCGGGCTGCTGGCCGCGCACGCCGCCGGGGCCGCGACCGTGCTGGTCGGCCCCGGCCCGGTGCCGGACGGCGTGCGGGCCGAGCGCGTCCGGGACCTGCGGGACGTCCGCGTCACCGCCGACGGCCCGGCCGGACGGCTGCGCGTGCGGCTCACCCCGTCCTGA
- a CDS encoding amidohydrolase family protein, whose translation MNSHQLAERLPASIVDPHVHQWDPLTTTRAGSGRARLLRRVPRVPRGLRRVVPRADREFLGDPHHVLKPYLPGTYARDLGGLPVGTVVHIEAAWPAREHLGTVAETRWVAGLPFGRDGAPRLGGIVVHVDPRRDDVGAVLDAHRAVSGLVRGVRFSAAHHPDRGVRDFADVPAAYTDPAFLDGFAALAERGLSFELWCYAHQLPGALGLVRRYPETTFVLDHYATPVGFLGPRGRHTGRFAHQRREQLAAWRDDVAALAEHRNVVAKHSGLGMPLLGGERAAPLTPDDVHGPRAAFVDAVAPLVRHLHDCFGPERTMWASNFPVDKPGLTLPATLGVVLEVLGEDASLDALTRDVARRTYRLDDVR comes from the coding sequence ATGAATTCCCACCAGCTCGCGGAGCGCCTGCCCGCCTCGATCGTCGACCCGCATGTCCACCAGTGGGATCCGCTGACGACGACGCGGGCGGGCTCGGGGCGGGCGCGGCTGCTGCGCCGTGTTCCCCGGGTGCCGCGCGGGCTGCGGCGGGTCGTCCCGCGGGCCGACCGGGAGTTCCTCGGCGATCCGCACCACGTCCTCAAGCCGTATCTGCCCGGCACGTACGCGCGGGACCTCGGCGGGCTGCCCGTCGGTACGGTCGTCCACATCGAGGCGGCCTGGCCCGCGCGCGAGCATCTCGGGACCGTGGCGGAGACGCGCTGGGTGGCCGGGCTGCCGTTCGGCCGCGACGGAGCGCCCCGGCTCGGCGGGATCGTCGTCCATGTCGATCCGCGCCGCGACGACGTGGGCGCCGTGCTCGACGCCCACCGCGCGGTCAGCGGCCTGGTGCGCGGGGTGCGGTTCAGCGCGGCGCACCACCCGGACCGGGGCGTCCGGGACTTCGCCGACGTTCCGGCCGCCTACACCGATCCGGCGTTCCTGGACGGGTTCGCGGCGCTCGCCGAGCGGGGGCTGAGCTTCGAGCTGTGGTGCTACGCGCACCAGTTGCCGGGCGCGCTCGGGCTCGTCCGGCGGTATCCCGAGACGACGTTCGTGCTCGACCACTACGCGACGCCGGTCGGGTTCCTCGGCCCGCGCGGACGGCACACCGGACGTTTCGCTCATCAGCGGCGCGAGCAGCTCGCCGCCTGGCGCGACGACGTCGCCGCGCTCGCCGAGCACCGCAACGTCGTCGCCAAGCATTCGGGGCTCGGGATGCCGCTGCTGGGCGGCGAGCGGGCCGCGCCGCTCACGCCGGACGACGTCCACGGGCCGCGCGCCGCCTTCGTGGACGCGGTGGCGCCGCTCGTCCGGCACCTGCACGACTGCTTCGGCCCCGAGCGGACGATGTGGGCCTCCAATTTCCCCGTCGACAAGCCGGGGCTGACGCTTCCGGCCACGCTCGGCGTCGTACTGGAGGTCCTCGGCGAGGACGCGTCCCTCGACGCCCTGACGCGCGACGTCGCCCGCCGCACCTACCGGTTGGACGACGTCCGCTGA
- a CDS encoding TetR/AcrR family transcriptional regulator — protein sequence MPPARPLRADARQNESRLLEVAARAFARSGPDASLKAIAQEAGVGIGTLYRRFPSRETLIEAVYRSEVDRLCATAPALLERLEPLDALREWMERFVDFMAAKHAMGDALRAVLTSEDDRMRTRGLLRDALAVLLRAGAERGTIRPEVDAHDLLLVLGGIALIAEGPDRRDLAVRLLGLVTDGVRA from the coding sequence ATGCCACCGGCACGGCCGCTGCGCGCCGACGCGCGGCAGAACGAGTCGCGTCTGCTGGAGGTCGCCGCGCGGGCGTTCGCCCGCTCGGGGCCGGACGCGTCCCTGAAGGCCATCGCGCAGGAGGCGGGGGTGGGCATCGGCACGCTCTACCGCCGGTTCCCGAGCCGCGAGACGCTCATCGAGGCGGTCTACCGCAGCGAGGTCGACCGGCTGTGCGCGACGGCGCCCGCCCTGCTCGAACGGCTGGAGCCCCTGGACGCGCTGCGGGAGTGGATGGAGCGGTTCGTGGACTTCATGGCCGCCAAGCACGCGATGGGCGACGCGCTGCGGGCCGTCCTGACGTCCGAGGACGACCGCATGCGCACCCGCGGCCTGCTCCGCGACGCGCTCGCGGTCCTGCTGCGGGCGGGCGCCGAGCGCGGCACGATCCGGCCGGAGGTGGACGCCCACGATCTGCTGCTCGTCCTCGGCGGGATCGCGCTGATCGCCGAGGGCCCCGACCGCCGCGACCTCGCCGTGCGGCTGCTCGGGCTGGTCACCGACGGGGTCCGCGCCTGA
- a CDS encoding acyl carrier protein, whose protein sequence is MGEDRSWAALIAEDAGIDRTDLRPQHTFEHLGLDSLALLRLRVRIEEDFGVWLDETEFNATTTVAELEHLMSGG, encoded by the coding sequence ATGGGCGAGGACCGATCCTGGGCGGCGCTGATCGCCGAGGACGCCGGGATCGACCGGACGGACCTGCGGCCGCAGCACACGTTCGAGCACCTGGGCCTGGATTCGCTCGCCCTGCTCCGGCTGCGCGTCCGCATCGAGGAGGACTTCGGCGTCTGGCTGGACGAGACCGAGTTCAACGCCACGACGACCGTCGCGGAGCTGGAGCACCTGATGTCGGGCGGCTGA
- a CDS encoding TetR/AcrR family transcriptional regulator — protein sequence MAEGPGENARQRLVAAGIRLLERDGPEALNARKLAAEIGASTMAVYTHFGGMAGLHEAIMREAFVRFGRQLRAVPRTDDPVADLLALGLAYRDYVLANPQRYRFMIGLTGPGAHPPIGHDLIAEGTPTTLAESNAAFEQHVETVRRIMAAGRIRPDDAIAVAAQFWSVLHGYVLLEAAGVFGDEGNGVLRVLAPHVVNLMVGLGDDRAAAEASLLSLAVAPAPPPAPPAPQARRGRRPRA from the coding sequence ATGGCCGAAGGTCCAGGGGAGAACGCGCGGCAGCGGCTCGTCGCCGCCGGCATCCGGCTGCTGGAGCGGGACGGGCCCGAGGCGCTGAACGCGCGCAAGCTGGCGGCGGAGATCGGCGCGTCCACGATGGCCGTCTACACGCACTTCGGCGGCATGGCCGGGCTCCATGAGGCGATCATGCGGGAGGCGTTCGTCCGCTTCGGCCGCCAGTTGCGAGCCGTGCCCCGCACCGACGACCCGGTCGCCGACCTGCTGGCGCTCGGGCTCGCCTACCGGGACTACGTCCTCGCCAACCCGCAGCGCTACCGGTTCATGATCGGGCTCACCGGGCCGGGCGCGCACCCGCCGATCGGGCACGACCTGATCGCCGAGGGGACGCCCACCACGCTCGCCGAGAGTAACGCGGCGTTCGAGCAGCACGTCGAGACCGTGCGGCGCATCATGGCCGCCGGGCGGATCCGCCCCGACGACGCCATCGCCGTCGCCGCCCAGTTCTGGAGCGTTCTCCACGGCTATGTGCTGCTGGAGGCCGCCGGGGTGTTCGGCGACGAGGGCAACGGCGTGCTGCGGGTCCTCGCGCCGCACGTCGTCAACCTGATGGTCGGGCTCGGCGACGACCGCGCGGCGGCCGAGGCGTCGCTGCTGTCGCTCGCGGTCGCCCCGGCCCCGCCGCCCGCGCCGCCCGCGCCGCAGGCGCGCCGGGGTCGCCGTCCGCGCGCCTGA
- a CDS encoding sedoheptulose 7-phosphate cyclase has product MNAPSNAERPGSWRVRAQQLVSYEVRFRDHVFRPDRADVLEIGSGRRRFVVVDHAVDLLHGAGIRAYFDHHDVESTIMTVRADESAKDFGTAARIVEALDAFGLARRREPVIVVGGGVLTDIVGLVASLYRRGTPFVRVPTTLVGLVDAGVGVKTGVNFNGHKNRLGTYAPAALTLLDRFFLATLARRHVSNGIAEILKLGLIKDVRLFDLLERHGPRLLDEKFQGVTPVGDQAAVAVLHAATAGMLEELEPNLWETELERSVDYGHTFSPTIEMRALPSLLHGEAVCVDMALTTVVAHHRGLLTEHQRDRVFAVMTALELPTWHPLLEPDVLAGALQDTVRHRDGRQRVPLPVGIGGVTFVNDITQTELETAAAVQRTLAPTPPLPFP; this is encoded by the coding sequence GTGAACGCACCGTCCAACGCGGAACGTCCGGGGTCGTGGCGCGTCCGCGCGCAGCAGCTCGTCAGCTACGAGGTGCGGTTCCGCGACCACGTCTTCCGGCCCGACCGCGCCGACGTGCTGGAGATCGGATCGGGCCGGCGCCGCTTCGTCGTCGTCGACCACGCCGTCGACCTGCTGCACGGCGCCGGGATCCGCGCCTACTTCGACCATCACGACGTCGAGTCCACGATCATGACCGTCCGGGCGGACGAGTCGGCGAAGGACTTCGGCACCGCCGCGCGCATCGTGGAGGCACTGGACGCGTTCGGCCTGGCGCGCCGCCGCGAACCGGTGATCGTCGTCGGCGGCGGCGTGCTGACCGACATCGTGGGCCTGGTCGCGAGCCTGTACCGGCGCGGGACGCCGTTCGTCCGCGTCCCGACCACGCTCGTCGGGCTCGTGGACGCGGGCGTCGGCGTGAAGACCGGGGTGAACTTCAACGGCCACAAGAACCGGCTCGGCACCTACGCGCCCGCCGCGCTGACGCTGCTCGACCGGTTCTTCCTCGCGACGCTCGCCCGCCGCCACGTCAGCAACGGCATCGCCGAGATCCTGAAGCTCGGGCTGATCAAGGACGTCCGGCTGTTCGACCTGCTGGAACGCCACGGCCCCCGCCTGCTGGACGAGAAGTTCCAGGGCGTCACACCCGTCGGCGACCAGGCCGCCGTCGCGGTGCTCCACGCCGCCACCGCGGGAATGCTGGAGGAGCTGGAACCGAATCTGTGGGAGACCGAACTGGAACGCAGTGTCGACTACGGACACACGTTCAGCCCCACGATCGAGATGCGGGCACTTCCGTCCCTGCTGCACGGCGAGGCCGTCTGCGTGGACATGGCCCTGACGACCGTGGTCGCCCACCACCGCGGCCTGCTGACCGAGCACCAGCGCGACCGGGTCTTCGCCGTGATGACGGCGCTGGAGCTCCCGACCTGGCATCCCCTCCTGGAACCGGACGTCCTGGCGGGCGCCCTCCAGGACACCGTCCGGCACCGCGACGGCAGGCAACGCGTCCCGCTCCCGGTCGGAATCGGCGGCGTCACCTTCGTCAACGACATCACGCAGACCGAACTGGAGACCGCCGCGGCCGTCCAGCGCACCCTGGCCCCCACTCCCCCGCTCCCCTTCCCCTGA